A window from Hordeum vulgare subsp. vulgare unplaced genomic scaffold, MorexV3_pseudomolecules_assembly, whole genome shotgun sequence encodes these proteins:
- the LOC123423594 gene encoding 30S ribosomal protein S18, chloroplastic produces MYTSKQPFLKSKQPFSKSKQTFNKSKQPFRKSKQTFRKFKQPFRKSKQPFRRRPRIGPGDRIDYRNMSLINRFISEQGKILSRRINRLTLKQQRLITLAIKQARILSFLPFRNYENEKQFQAQSISIITGSRPRKNRHIPQLTQKYNSNRNLRNYNQNLRNNNRNLSSDC; encoded by the coding sequence ATGTATACATCTAAACAACCTTTTCTTAAATCTAAGCAACCCTTTAGTAAATCCAAGCAAACTTTTAATAAATCCAAGCAACCCTTTCGTAAATCCAAGCAAACTTTTCGTAAATTCAAACAACCTTTTCGTAAATCTAAACAACCTTTTCGTAGGCGTCCCCGGATTGGCCCGGGAGATCGAATTGATTATAGAAACATGAGTTTAATTAATAGATTTATTAGTGAACAAGGAAAAATATTATCGAGACGAATAAATAGATTAACCTTGAAACAACAACGATTAATTACTCTTGCTATAAAACAGGCTCGTATTTTATCTTTTTTACCGTTTCGTAACTATGAGAACGAAAAACAATTTCAAGCCCAGTCAATTTCAATAATTACAGGTTCTAGACCCAGAAAAAATAGACATATTCCTCAATTAACGCAAAAGTACAATTCCAATCGAAACTTAAGAAACTACAACCAaaatttaagaaacaacaaccggAACTTAAGTTCCGATTGTTGA